One Vicia villosa cultivar HV-30 ecotype Madison, WI linkage group LG5, Vvil1.0, whole genome shotgun sequence genomic window, tcttgtgctttaGTGCTTGCACTGCCATTCTTGTTGGAGTTACACTAGAATGAATAATCTttcaaataataataactaaaGTAATTATGATATTTTAGGAAATGTGATAAAGCAAGAAGCACTAGAGGAGATACCTAACTGTTTCTGCAAACAAACAATACAACAACACAAGCAGAAAAAACTTCCAAAAacaacataagtaataataagaaCAAAAGCAAATCAGTCCAACGAATGGAGAAGAAGAACCCAAGTCACCACACCAAAAAAGAAAACAAGTTAGAACTCACACCAAGAACCACTGTAAACACAGTCCaccaaaaacaataaaaacactCTTCTCCAAATGCGATGTCAAAAATCCCAAACCGCTACTGATTCAAAtggataatagattttttttatgcAGTTCAAGAAAGTACAATAGTAAGTTGAAGGCTTATCAAAATATGGTTTCCAAGAAGATAAAATACTCTTAACCTCCAAGACCTCCCATGTTTAAAGATGTACCTAAAAAAGTAGTAACATTCTTGGATTTCCAGATGAAGTCTAGAAAACTTAATTTTAAGAGGGATTGGTTCCACCTAGGGTCATCCCACATAAATGAGAAGGTCGGTATGCACCTTTTTACCTAAACTACTCATAAATCAATTAGAAGATGCCCTTGAATCAAAATAGAAAAAACACCTCTTTTCCATGAAGATGCCCTTGAATCAAAATAGAAAAAACACCTCTTTTCCACCCGGTAGAAGAAGTTCGTAAACTAGAAGACCTACCCCAATTGAAAGTGGAAACAACTTATCTCTATACCTATCACACCACAACCTAGTAGCATAAGAAATCAATCTCCACCACCATTTACATGATAGGGACAAAATAACCAAGGGAATATCGCACCATCCCACCTATCTACTTAGGCTTATAAACATTAGACcatttaatccaaaaatatctTAGACTCACTTTTCACCCGTCCCAAAGTCACGACAATTCTCTTTCACGCCTAAACAAGCATTTTCAAGAAGAACAAGATGAAGCTAAGGATCAAATTGAGGACCAAAATGAGAAGAATCACCCTCCTTCCCAAGCTCACATACTCACAACTCCACGAAAGAAGTCGTTTGATGATAAGACTAATCAAAGGTTCCCAAATTGTCTCAAGCCGATGATTAGCACCCATCAAAATACCAAGATATTTAAAATGGGAGGGAATTCTCTTTCCATGCTAAATTCATGAAATTTGAGTCTATATTAACCTCAAAGACTATTCTTAGCAAAATTTACATTGAGTCTCGAGACCGCTAAAAAATCAATAACAACGTACTGGATAGGATAACTACAATAACACCTACATTTTTAAAAAACAGACAACAACCAAAAACTGGGTACCAAACATCTACCATGCAAAACGAAATATAAACATTCACTACTTCATATCAACGTCAACACCTACACGTACCTCTTATCCTCTACTATCGGCACAGGAGTAGACATAGTAGTGCTGGAAAAACCAGATTTCAAACTTCCTTTGCGAACGGATGGAGAGCCTCTCCAACTTCTGCAACTTCTATTTGAGGATAAATGCAAAAAAGTTCTATTTGTAGGCCCAatacttgtgcccttggggcacatgttagctttttccttttaataattcaaaaaattTCAACGAAACTTGTGCCAAAATGAGACTAATCCAAATTTCTTTAACGGAAGCTTGAGATACATGTCTAACCAAATAGTTGATTCATGGTTAATGATTGGAAGCTTGAGATACATGTCTAACCAAATAGTTGATTCATGGTTAATGATTGGTTTTTGATTAATCAAACATCAACTTAATTAACCGTTGATGCTCGTTTCACCGAACATTTTCCTTCATTGAAAGCAAGGAAATATTtcattaattaaacctaaatcaAACATACAATCCACATGATCCCAAAATATTTTTATGCAGCTCATGTGACACAACTTAGAAATGAAGAAACTTCCTCCATTCCTCAACATGAGTTGGGAAGCACATGAAAGAAAAATTGTGAAAATCCTGATACTGTAAAATTTTGTCAAATATGATATttaatattcaattattttatgTCATAtcatttctttattatttatatttcatcttCAGATTCCTAAAGTAAAAGTAAAATGCCACAATCAATTCATTAATATGAAGATAATAAACTTGGCAAACGAGAATACACAAACAACGTTTTATGGATATAATATTACACTGTTAATTAACATTGATCTTCAAAATTAAAATCTGACAAATTCTTGTCTCTTTAAATTAAATGACACTTTAATACAATTTCTTTATATAGTAACATTTTGATTTCCCTTAAAAATTTCGAGATTCATATATTTAAACTAAAAGATAGAACATAACATGTGGCATTTATAAGGAGAAACCAAACATGCTATAAATGAACGAAAACCATAACTATGGCTTTGCTGCTTTTAGAAAAGATCCACTTTTGGTGATTTCACGAACTGGTTTATCAGTGTACCTAATGACATTATAGACCCATGCACCACACACCGCTCCTAGAATCGGAGAAACCATGTATATCCATATTCCTCGATATTCATTGTGTATTAAAGCTGGTCCTATGCTTCTGGCTGGATTCATCGATGCTCCTGTGATTGGCCTGTCATATTTAGTGTAAAGATTTTTTATACGATCAATCAGTTATGGTattcaaatcataaaaaatattttattttaatgacaaTTATTTCAAAAATCGCATATATGATTGATTTTTATTAGCTGATAGCGACAATATGTGTAAGAAGATATAATATTAATTAGCATTAAGATAAATTAATACCCTGCAAACATCACATTCAAAAGTACAGTAGATCCAACCGCAATCCCAGCCAATTCACCAATCTGCAAATTTGAACATaaaacaaatatacaaataaGTTAGTCTAAGAATTATAAAATATTCAAATGGGGTGTTTTTGTTTCGTATAACATTTGTTCTGTTATGTAAACTACAATTAGCATTCTTCCAAATGATTAAAAACTATATTTAGACAACTAGTCAGTTTAATTGCAACTTTTATATTAGAGTTTGAAAAGGTGACTAGCCAACCTCAATTTTGCTATACACGTGTtgtatcaaaattcaaaatatgtTATACAAAAGAATGGAAAGAGAAGTTTAGGATGGTTAAGACTTTACCGCTCTATTATCGGTGGCAACTCCGGATATGATAAACATAAGATAAAATGTGATTATGAATTCTATCACAAAAGCTTGCAGATTTGATCCAGCTGCAAGTGTTCCTACAAACTGATCATGTTTGCCAGTAAATAATAATCTTAGAGTTCCACTTGCAAGTGTAGAACCAAAGACTTGAGCTGCAATATAAGCTGGTACCTATAAAAAAAAgataatttgaaaataattacATGCTATGTAACAGTAATCTTAAGACAAGTTTAGACAATTAGATTGGCTCACGCAGGTAAAGGTTTTAAATAACGGTTCCAGGTCACAGATGAAGTCTTTGGTATTGCAACTAATGAAGACTCAGGTGCATGGCCGGTCGCATAACTTTATTTAAAGATAAATTATCTTTCAATCTATTATTTTATCTAGCTACATGTGTGTGAACACTCAATTttggattttaataatttttcaatGAAATGGTGTGTTCACAATGTGAAATAAATTGGAAAAATCTTGGATATTATAAAATATTGTGAAAAGGTCAAAGTATAATGAACTAATTTGACCTCTAATTTCCTACCATGctcttgaaaaaaaaatcaatctcCTAGTTGAAAAATGATGAGTTTGGTGTACCTGTTTCAAGGGAAATCTTCTGGTGGTAGCAAAAGCAATAGTAACCGCGGGATTGAAATGAGCACCAGAGATATGACCGAGAGAGTAAACAAGAACCATGACAGCAAGTCCCCAAACAATTGAAATTCCAGGATGTGTGACAACATTGTCATTGTTCTTGTTCACCGCCACAGCAGCACAACCggcaaatattaaaaaatatgttcCTACCACTTCAGCTACCAACTAAAAAATAGAATATGAATCATTTGattaattataaaaacaaaacatGATTTGATTATGTTTTAAAGACAATAATATGAAAGAAAAGACGAAACCTTCTGTAAGAGAGAAGCAGTGGCATGAGCGTTTGAATCTTCTTGAGTTTTGTTTGAGACATCCTTGTTTACGTTTACAACAATTTCATTGGTTTCATTGCATCCTGAATTGTCACCCATCACTGATACTATAGATGAATAAGAAAATTGCTGATAAATGAACAAGGAAATTTGTTGTTATTGACAAAACAAAATTACATGTGATTTTACAAGGTTGTTGGAAAGTATATTGCTTTAGCTTGTGAACAGAGAAAAGCTTATATGATCTCTTGTTCATATTATATGACCTATTTTATAATACTAGTCATAGGTTAACGGTGGTGTACGATTTGGTGACAATTATtgcttattaaaatatattatttaattttaatcttcTGATTTTCGGGAGAAGGGGTTTGGATAATCTCAAATTTCAAGTTTACTATAAATAAGGCTAAACGTGTAATTATATTTTCGAAACAATTATTAACTATGTCAATACCCCTAAATTACCACATTATTTGAAACACCtaaaaagaatattaaagaaaattaaaatacaagGGAGGTGAAAGAATGATCACAAATATCGTGTTTCTTTAGTGTTACCGAGATAACTATGAAGAAAACAACagtattcttatttattttttgtttaatgtgTAATAAAGgaatttaattttattctattattatttaatttgataaaaaatgtaataaaataatatatttattatatccaAAATGTTTCcatatattgaataaaaaatattttgt contains:
- the LOC131607873 gene encoding aquaporin NIP1-2-like — protein: MGDNSGCNETNEIVVNVNKDVSNKTQEDSNAHATASLLQKLVAEVVGTYFLIFAGCAAVAVNKNNDNVVTHPGISIVWGLAVMVLVYSLGHISGAHFNPAVTIAFATTRRFPLKQVPAYIAAQVFGSTLASGTLRLLFTGKHDQFVGTLAAGSNLQAFVIEFIITFYLMFIISGVATDNRAIGELAGIAVGSTVLLNVMFAGPITGASMNPARSIGPALIHNEYRGIWIYMVSPILGAVCGAWVYNVIRYTDKPVREITKSGSFLKAAKP